In the Corynebacterium kroppenstedtii genome, one interval contains:
- a CDS encoding methyltransferase domain-containing protein has protein sequence MLSDVLDVLSDPIDGSSLHDGGNLATLVSDTGHSYDVARQGYVSLVGGRGLRYKGDDASMIQAREKFLASGHFGPFVEAVTGNVQDVLDDAGVGDHEHPVVMEVGAGTGYYLAHTLDAVPGSRGIGIDVSVPAAKRIAGCHPRVGAVIADAWSRLPVKDKSIDTITVVFAPRNAEEFARVLTDEGQVVVLTAAPGHLAELREPLGIIDVEKNKVHRMIQQASGHLTPDGEPEEVEFEMNLGRDAIEAQVGMSPSARHIRPEDLKERIATLPDSMTVTARATVTRLKKNHR, from the coding sequence TTGCTCTCCGACGTTCTTGATGTTTTATCTGACCCCATCGACGGTTCTTCGCTCCACGATGGTGGTAATTTAGCCACCCTTGTCTCTGATACGGGCCATAGTTACGACGTTGCCCGTCAGGGGTACGTGTCCCTCGTGGGGGGCCGCGGCCTGAGGTATAAAGGCGATGATGCCTCGATGATTCAGGCCCGCGAAAAATTTCTGGCCAGTGGCCATTTTGGCCCATTCGTTGAGGCCGTAACGGGGAATGTACAGGATGTTCTGGATGATGCGGGGGTTGGCGACCATGAGCATCCTGTCGTCATGGAAGTGGGCGCGGGGACGGGATATTACTTAGCTCATACACTCGACGCCGTTCCCGGTTCGCGCGGAATCGGGATTGATGTTTCCGTTCCTGCTGCGAAGCGCATCGCTGGCTGCCACCCTCGTGTGGGCGCTGTTATTGCTGATGCGTGGTCGAGGCTTCCCGTCAAAGATAAGTCCATTGACACGATTACCGTTGTTTTCGCGCCGCGTAACGCGGAAGAATTTGCGCGAGTTCTTACCGACGAAGGACAAGTTGTTGTTTTGACAGCTGCTCCCGGTCATTTAGCTGAGCTTCGCGAGCCTCTTGGAATTATTGACGTTGAAAAGAACAAAGTTCACCGAATGATTCAGCAGGCGTCGGGGCACCTTACCCCTGATGGGGAGCCTGAGGAGGTTGAATTCGAGATGAATCTGGGCCGTGATGCTATTGAGGCTCAAGTTGGGATGAGTCCCTCTGCTCGGCATATTCGTCCGGAGGATTTAAAGGAAAGAATTGCGACCTTGCCTGACTCGATGACGGTGACTGCGCGCGCCACGGTGACGAGGTTGAAAAAGAACCATAGGTAG
- a CDS encoding DUF3117 domain-containing protein → MAAMKPRTGDGPMEAVEEGRKIVMRIPTDGGGRLVVELNHEEAGELASVLSEAAS, encoded by the coding sequence ATGGCAGCAATGAAGCCCCGGACCGGTGATGGCCCGATGGAAGCAGTTGAAGAAGGACGCAAGATTGTGATGCGTATTCCAACTGATGGTGGCGGCCGTTTGGTCGTTGAACTTAACCATGAGGAAGCCGGTGAGCTTGCCTCGGTATTATCAGAAGCTGCTAGTTAG
- a CDS encoding MarR family winged helix-turn-helix transcriptional regulator, producing MKSVTVTAPQFDSPRHQMSDDTSVDAVDTAVVGYSLADPRGADDGKSLSKEAISTALARGTTGCDASVGAPAGSTALDSSVLSTIAESTTLTMNPDNSNSHETSVAGANGRTDMRRGTASGGFDGPIGHGTGTVNSSVGSSIYEPGSAVPSDALETPAFAAEVAMMCSRVIRTALYRAGMAPSSATWRVVRFIQNNGPVRISDVARRERSTMATVSTLVNRLVKQGLVNKEKDTADARQSLLTVTPKGRNLCNEWQDRLGEAVAEDFASLSLDELTVLAEALPVMRKLVSEGER from the coding sequence ATGAAGTCTGTCACCGTTACTGCACCACAATTTGATAGTCCTCGACATCAGATGTCCGACGACACTTCAGTAGATGCAGTAGATACTGCAGTTGTGGGTTACTCATTGGCGGACCCACGTGGTGCGGATGACGGGAAGTCTCTCAGTAAAGAAGCGATTAGTACGGCACTAGCACGTGGTACGACCGGGTGCGATGCGTCGGTTGGCGCACCTGCCGGAAGCACCGCGCTGGACAGTAGCGTTTTGAGCACTATCGCGGAGAGTACAACCCTAACGATGAATCCTGACAATAGTAATTCTCATGAGACGTCGGTCGCAGGAGCCAATGGGCGCACGGATATGCGCCGTGGCACAGCTTCTGGCGGCTTCGACGGACCCATCGGTCATGGCACGGGCACGGTGAACTCATCAGTTGGATCGAGCATCTACGAACCAGGTTCGGCAGTTCCGTCCGATGCTTTGGAAACTCCTGCCTTTGCGGCAGAAGTTGCGATGATGTGTTCGCGCGTCATTCGGACCGCACTGTATCGGGCAGGAATGGCCCCCTCGTCTGCTACATGGAGAGTGGTTCGTTTCATTCAGAATAATGGCCCCGTCAGAATTTCCGACGTTGCCCGCCGCGAGCGGTCGACGATGGCAACAGTGTCCACACTCGTCAATCGCCTGGTCAAGCAGGGATTGGTCAATAAGGAAAAGGATACTGCCGATGCACGCCAGTCGTTGTTGACTGTGACACCCAAGGGGCGCAACTTGTGCAATGAGTGGCAGGATCGCTTGGGCGAAGCTGTGGCGGAAGATTTCGCGTCGTTGTCACTTGATGAACTGACGGTCTTGGCTGAAGCGCTTCCAGTGATGCGTAAGCTGGTCAGCGAAGGCGAGCGCTAA
- a CDS encoding DivIVA domain-containing protein produces the protein MLYWIVTVVVLVVVSAGLWWVFSSLFGRGEELGPAERPDERKDLEPGATVGPDELATMRFSLSFRGYSPREVDLAMQRAREHMIELEHDRDRYRRRADDAEKQLTASDAATVASSGTGAVEGTVNAGSEPVGTQSDGAQSTNGPATSAGHGKPPQSGDIPVGNHRSSSGRPNSARSNSAKTNRAQGKRKKKRKKSKRR, from the coding sequence GTCGTCGTCTCTGCTGGTTTGTGGTGGGTGTTCTCGTCGTTATTTGGTCGGGGGGAAGAATTAGGCCCCGCCGAACGTCCTGATGAGCGGAAAGACTTGGAACCTGGGGCCACTGTTGGTCCTGATGAACTGGCGACGATGCGGTTTTCTTTATCCTTTCGCGGTTATTCTCCGCGCGAAGTTGATCTGGCGATGCAACGAGCCAGGGAACACATGATAGAGCTGGAGCATGACCGAGACCGTTATCGACGTCGTGCCGATGACGCAGAAAAACAGTTGACAGCGTCGGATGCTGCCACGGTCGCAAGCAGTGGCACAGGTGCTGTCGAGGGCACCGTGAACGCGGGAAGCGAACCTGTGGGAACACAATCGGACGGGGCTCAGTCCACGAATGGGCCGGCCACAAGTGCAGGTCATGGAAAGCCACCACAGTCCGGAGACATACCCGTTGGCAATCACCGTTCAAGCTCCGGCCGTCCGAACTCTGCTCGCTCGAATTCAGCGAAGACTAACCGTGCCCAGGGGAAGCGGAAGAAAAAGCGGAAGAAATCGAAGCGCCGTTAA